From Mastacembelus armatus chromosome 13, fMasArm1.2, whole genome shotgun sequence, one genomic window encodes:
- the LOC113125680 gene encoding mRNA decay activator protein ZFP36, with product MPKGYSMSEMLDDIITKNFVNLALDEDLLPPQSPLKVPGQSRLNRSASFFSPPSPPASSSHSLSTEHVNNDSNSSPFWPSNIWSQVPVSKPKQLPFRPDRSMSLTESSSSLLSFGQQKNMESFPSGPITTVAPPPGFPPSLPAQVPPMLSSNRYKTELCRGFQETGSCKYGSKCQFAHGEAELRGLYRHPKYKTEPCRTFYNFGYCPYGSRCHFIHEEKISGGPVPSVKIQNQLQPSLTAPSGQNPRHQLRQSVSFAGFLGSSRSLSPPTFPSSLHDPNQGFSRAPSVSPPPADLLSPVFADSLQREVTAFQFGKNQTRSSVGDIHNIPLILEPKASRCMCGHGNNFNSNNSRIFASLEEDGYHQENSMLLPGPGGHGAFTKPAGLQRFSSEDSLEDSYSSSSGGSSGSESPTFDGSATKRLTVFERLSLSD from the exons ATGCCAAAGGGGTACAGCATGTCCGAAATGCTTGACGATATCATCACAAAG AACTTTGTGAACCTGGCCCTGGATGAAGACTTGCTTCCACCACAGTCTCCACTCAAGGTTCCAGGGCAAAGCCGGCTGAACCGGtcagcctccttcttctctcccccctcccctcctgccTCCTCGAGCCACAGCTTGAGCACTGAGCATGTTAACAatgacagcaacagcagccctTTCTGGCCATCTAACATCTGGAGCCAGGTCCCTGTCTCTAAACCCAAACAGCTCCCCTTCAGGCCTGATAGATCCATGAGCCTAACCGAGTCAAGCAGCAGCCTTCTCTCCTTCGGACAACAGAAGAACATGGAGTCTTTTCCCTCAGGCCCTATTACAACTGTGGCTCCCCCACCGGgattccctccctcccttccagCTCAGGTCCCACCCATGCTGTCCTCTAACCGTTACAAGACTGAGCTGTGTCGTGGCTTTCAGGAGACTGGCAGCTGCAAGTATGGCAGTAAGTGCCAATTTGCACATGGTGAAGCAGAGCTGCGAGGACTCTACCGCCACCCCAAGTACAAGACAGAGCCCTGCAGAACCTTCTACAACTTTGGCTACTGTCCCTACGGTTCACGCTGCCACTTCATCCATGAGGAAAAAATCAGTGGAGGTCCAGTACCATCTGTCAAAATTCAGAATCAGCTACAACCATCTCTGACTGCACCCAGTGGTCAGAATCCACGACACCAGCTCCGCCAGAGTGTCAGCTTCGCAGGGTTTCTGGGCTCTTCACGCAGCTTGTCTCCTCCAACATTCCCTTCATCCCTCCATGATCCTAACCAGGGGTTCAGCCGTGCCCCGTCTGTGTCTCCACCCCCTGCTGATCTCCTCTCCCCGGTGTTTGCTGATTCCCTGCAGAGAGAGGTAACAGCCTTCCAGTTTGGCAAAAATCAGACCCGTTCCAGTGTAGGAGACATCCACAACATTCCTCTCATCTTGGAGCCAAAGGCTTCACGCTGTATGTGTGGCCATGGAAATAACTTTAACAGCAATAACAGCAGAATTTTTGCCAGCCTGGAGGAGGACGGGTACCATCAGGAGAACAGCATGTTACTTCCTGGTCCTGGTGGCCATGGAGCATTCACGAAGCCTGCTGGACTCCAGCGTTTCTCCTCTGAGGACTCCCTGGAagacagctacagcagcagcagtggaggtTCCAGTGGCAGTGAGTCTCCTACATTTGATGGATCAGCCACTAAGAGGCTCACTGTGTTTGAacgtctgtctctgtctgactAA